One genomic segment of Ignavibacteriota bacterium includes these proteins:
- a CDS encoding bi-domain-containing oxidoreductase, which yields MLQAIIKKGKVLSEEVPAPKVERNCVLIKVVNSCISSGTEISAVANTNKSLLQKAKEKPEKVKKVIDKIKSDGITGAINLVKSELSIGSTTGYSVSGIIVEIGEGVNNFEIGDRVAAASGNANHAEYVNVPINLICKIPDELDFPEASTVALGAISMQGVRRADLKMSEFCVVFGTGILGLITIQILKNAGIRVAAVDIDQNRLLLAKSFGAEITISGDDNSVNSVLNWTGGYGADAVIFTAATQSSDPLSNSFKMCKRKGKVILVGVSGLQINREDIYQKELDFQISTSYGPGRYDINYEEKGIDYPYGYVRWTENRIMKDYLRLLSEGKISLNKIITDKVDISKISEAYDKLQFDKQHQLMIIVDYKNTTSENIVRKVSINKNPINKDRINVAIVGIGSFAKNIHLPNLQKLNDKFNIYAIMNRNGYKGKAIAENYNAKYVTTNYDEIINDPNVDLILISTRHDSHGELVYKALQKGKNVFVEKPLTTDQESLKLIEDFYNSESQFKPALFVGYNRRFSKYINEIRKHTEKRINPLFITYRMNAGFVSLDHWVHESGGRIVGELCHIIDLVTSLTKSIIVSISFENLTPQNQKFSKTDNISCILKYSDGSIANLNYFAVGAKDLEKEYMEIHFDEKSIILNDYKSLKGYGLKINEIKSEKSEKGHLEELEVVYNYLKNNNSELPIQLWDLFQTTKVTLALK from the coding sequence ATGTTACAAGCAATAATTAAAAAGGGAAAAGTTTTATCCGAAGAAGTTCCGGCTCCCAAAGTTGAAAGAAATTGTGTGTTAATAAAAGTAGTTAACAGTTGTATTTCTTCGGGGACTGAAATTAGTGCGGTTGCAAATACCAATAAATCATTATTGCAAAAGGCAAAAGAGAAACCCGAAAAAGTTAAAAAAGTAATTGATAAAATTAAATCAGATGGAATTACCGGAGCAATAAATTTAGTTAAAAGTGAATTGAGCATTGGCTCAACAACGGGTTATTCCGTTAGTGGAATTATTGTTGAAATTGGTGAAGGCGTAAACAATTTTGAAATTGGAGATCGTGTTGCGGCGGCTTCCGGAAATGCTAATCATGCAGAATATGTAAATGTGCCAATTAATTTAATTTGTAAAATTCCAGATGAATTAGATTTTCCCGAAGCTTCAACAGTTGCATTGGGAGCAATTTCAATGCAAGGTGTGAGAAGAGCAGATTTAAAAATGAGTGAGTTTTGTGTTGTGTTCGGAACGGGAATTTTAGGATTGATCACAATTCAGATATTAAAAAATGCCGGCATCCGTGTTGCTGCGGTAGATATTGATCAAAACAGACTTCTATTAGCAAAATCTTTTGGTGCAGAAATCACAATTTCCGGCGATGACAATAGCGTAAATTCAGTTTTAAATTGGACCGGCGGTTACGGCGCCGATGCTGTTATTTTTACAGCAGCAACTCAAAGTAGCGATCCGCTTTCAAATTCATTTAAAATGTGCAAAAGAAAAGGGAAAGTTATTTTAGTTGGCGTTTCTGGTTTGCAAATTAATCGTGAAGATATTTATCAAAAAGAATTGGATTTTCAAATTTCAACATCTTACGGGCCAGGAAGATATGATATCAATTATGAAGAAAAAGGAATCGATTATCCATACGGTTACGTGCGTTGGACCGAAAACAGAATTATGAAAGATTATTTAAGACTGTTAAGTGAAGGAAAAATTTCTTTAAATAAAATTATAACAGACAAAGTTGATATATCAAAAATTTCCGAAGCTTATGATAAGCTGCAATTTGATAAACAACATCAATTGATGATAATTGTTGATTATAAAAATACAACATCGGAAAATATTGTTAGAAAAGTTTCAATTAACAAAAATCCTATAAACAAAGACCGTATAAATGTTGCAATAGTTGGAATTGGAAGTTTTGCAAAAAACATTCATCTACCAAATTTGCAAAAGTTGAATGACAAGTTTAATATTTATGCAATAATGAATCGAAACGGTTATAAAGGAAAAGCAATTGCAGAAAATTATAATGCTAAATATGTTACAACAAATTATGATGAAATAATTAATGACCCAAATGTTGATTTAATTTTAATCAGCACCAGACATGATAGTCACGGTGAATTAGTATATAAAGCTTTGCAAAAAGGTAAAAATGTATTTGTAGAAAAACCATTAACAACCGATCAAGAAAGTTTAAAACTTATTGAAGATTTTTATAATTCCGAATCGCAATTTAAACCAGCTTTATTTGTTGGTTATAATAGAAGATTCAGCAAATACATAAATGAAATACGAAAGCATACTGAAAAAAGAATAAATCCTTTGTTCATCACTTATAGAATGAATGCCGGTTTTGTTTCTCTCGATCATTGGGTGCATGAAAGCGGCGGAAGAATTGTGGGCGAACTTTGTCACATTATTGATCTTGTGACAAGTTTAACAAAATCAATAATTGTTTCAATTAGTTTTGAAAATTTAACACCGCAAAATCAGAAATTTTCTAAAACAGATAATATTTCTTGTATTTTAAAATATTCCGATGGCTCAATAGCTAATTTAAATTATTTTGCTGTTGGGGCAAAAGATTTAGAAAAAGAATATATGGAAATTCACTTTGATGAAAAATCGATAATCCTTAATGATTATAAGAGTCTGAAAGGGTATGGATTAAAAATAAATGAAATTAAATCAGAGAAAAGTGAAAAGGGACATCTTGAAGAATTGGAAGTTGTTTACAATTATTTAAAAAATAATAATTCGGAATTGCCAATTCAATTATGGGATTTATTTCAAACAACGAAAGTAACATTAGCTTTAAAGTAA
- a CDS encoding glycosyltransferase family 2 protein: MKQDYLFTFVILHYQTLQDTLKCVDSILSKINNDKFYIVIVDNKSPNNSGNELMNKFSSHPQIKIILNDTNLGFANGNNVGFNFAKKELKSNFIALINNDTFIDQTDFINLILDKYEKSKFHILGPDIISTITGKHQNPTPPTLQNKEQLKKYLKHYKMLLLLNYFGMDKFLETAKKQIIQKPFVAQEIYLKYDFNKEYQNIKLHGSALVFSPLYIENYDGLNPNTFMYSEEAILYYIAKRDKLKTIYFPSVRIFHNEDSATNSLFNKNYTKRRFYYKNFIKSGKVLLNIMNEKNTIL, encoded by the coding sequence ATGAAACAAGATTACCTTTTTACATTTGTAATTCTTCACTATCAAACTTTACAAGATACTTTAAAGTGTGTCGATTCAATTTTATCCAAAATTAATAACGACAAATTTTACATTGTAATTGTTGATAATAAATCGCCGAACAATAGCGGTAATGAATTGATGAACAAATTTTCTTCACATCCCCAAATAAAAATTATTTTAAATGATACTAATTTAGGATTTGCAAACGGAAATAATGTTGGATTTAACTTCGCTAAAAAAGAATTAAAAAGTAATTTTATTGCGTTAATAAATAATGATACTTTTATTGATCAAACAGATTTTATAAATCTTATATTAGATAAATATGAGAAAAGTAAATTTCATATTCTTGGTCCGGATATAATTTCAACCATAACCGGTAAGCATCAAAACCCAACTCCGCCAACGCTTCAAAATAAAGAACAGTTAAAAAAATACCTTAAACATTATAAAATGTTATTACTCCTAAATTATTTTGGGATGGATAAATTTTTAGAAACTGCAAAAAAACAAATTATACAAAAACCTTTCGTTGCTCAAGAGATTTATCTCAAATATGATTTTAATAAAGAATATCAAAATATAAAATTACACGGCAGCGCTTTAGTTTTTTCACCGCTTTATATTGAGAATTACGATGGATTAAATCCAAACACATTTATGTATTCTGAGGAAGCTATTCTTTATTACATTGCAAAGAGAGATAAATTAAAAACAATTTATTTTCCGTCTGTAAGAATTTTTCATAATGAAGATTCGGCAACAAATTCTTTGTTTAATAAAAATTATACAAAGCGAAGATTTTACTACAAAAATTTTATTAAATCCGGGAAAGTATTGTTAAACATAATGAATGAAAAAAATACAATTTTATAA
- a CDS encoding class I SAM-dependent methyltransferase, producing the protein MTEFIKTNFACRICGNENDNLEFSAREMLFGTKDTFKYIECSNCKCIQIKEIPENLSKYYPQSYNSFTNKIKLRDNTLKKYLKELLAKKYLNDERNLLSIYLQKRFGVGFLEKIKPTGVNLNSKILDVGSGDGLRLVGLARYGFKNITGIDPFLEKDLEYENGIKIFKKDVLNIDDTYDMIMLNHSFEHIINPEEVLEKINTLLKTNGSVLIRIPVSNSASWKKYGANWVALDPPRHIYLHNANTIKILSEKFGFKFSHVIYDSSEYQFVGSEQYLKDIPMFSENSFYKNPQKSIFSSEQIKQFKIDAEKLNCSNEGDAACFYLTKK; encoded by the coding sequence ATGACAGAATTTATTAAGACAAACTTCGCATGCAGAATTTGCGGAAACGAAAATGATAACCTTGAATTTAGTGCCCGTGAGATGTTGTTTGGCACCAAAGATACGTTTAAATATATCGAATGTTCAAATTGCAAATGTATTCAGATTAAAGAAATTCCGGAAAACCTCAGTAAATATTATCCTCAATCATATAATTCATTTACTAATAAAATTAAGCTCAGAGATAATACTTTAAAGAAATATTTAAAAGAATTATTAGCAAAAAAATATTTAAATGACGAACGGAATTTACTTTCAATTTACTTACAAAAAAGATTTGGTGTTGGATTTTTAGAAAAAATTAAACCTACCGGCGTAAATTTAAACTCAAAAATTCTTGATGTAGGTTCCGGGGACGGATTGAGATTAGTTGGATTAGCGCGTTATGGATTTAAGAATATTACTGGAATTGATCCATTTCTTGAAAAAGATTTGGAATACGAAAATGGAATAAAAATTTTCAAGAAAGATGTTTTAAATATAGATGATACATATGATATGATTATGTTAAATCATTCTTTTGAACATATAATAAATCCAGAAGAAGTCCTTGAAAAAATAAATACATTGTTAAAGACAAACGGTTCTGTTCTTATTCGTATTCCGGTGTCAAACTCAGCTTCGTGGAAAAAATATGGTGCAAATTGGGTCGCCTTAGATCCGCCTCGTCATATTTATTTGCACAATGCTAATACAATTAAAATATTAAGTGAAAAATTTGGCTTCAAATTTAGCCATGTAATTTATGATTCAAGTGAATATCAATTTGTTGGAAGTGAACAATATTTAAAAGATATTCCAATGTTTAGTGAAAATTCGTTTTATAAAAATCCCCAAAAATCAATTTTTAGTTCAGAACAAATTAAGCAATTTAAAATAGATGCTGAAAAGTTAAATTGTTCTAATGAAGGTGACGCCGCATGTTTTTATTTAACTAAAAAATAA
- a CDS encoding oligosaccharide flippase family protein, with protein MFDVIKKTVKSSVLYGIGTISSKLIGFILIPLYTSYLTTADFGILSIVEITTTLITAIVSLKINAALFRWYYDTNYLTKQKSIFFTSLVLPTLFSIFTFSIFYLYVDELSIIIFETNSYSYLLILMYISAALQVTFDLVLHLMRLQDKALYYSSISIVRLLIGLILIIIFVTILNRNVEGIYEAIVISQIITTLFVIRYIIKNSQFKIEIKIFNDMLKFSLPLIFAEISGIILTISDRYSLNFLSTASEVGVYSLGFKIANTTRVFLYSSVMLAVSPMIYSYIDKPNNKRFYSKLLTYFSFGVMIFTLVLSLFAENLVYILAEDESYWSAINLVPIIAFAILFGTLKDIILTGLNITKKTLIIAVVVILMAALNIFLNIILIPDYNSYGAAIAALVSRIFSLIIFYFIAQKYYFIPYEIYKVFLIILAGTILTAISSLVIIENIYLSSLFKFVLLSAFPIILYYLKFFEEIELVRLSGIWHKWKNPLKWIENIKQIKF; from the coding sequence ATGTTTGATGTAATCAAAAAAACTGTGAAAAGTTCCGTACTTTATGGAATTGGAACAATTTCATCAAAGTTAATTGGATTTATATTAATTCCACTTTATACTTCTTATTTAACAACTGCCGATTTCGGAATTTTATCTATTGTAGAAATTACAACAACATTAATTACAGCAATTGTTAGCTTAAAAATTAACGCCGCTTTATTTAGATGGTACTATGACACAAATTATTTAACAAAACAAAAATCGATATTTTTTACAAGTTTAGTCTTGCCAACGCTTTTTTCAATATTCACATTCTCTATATTCTATTTATATGTCGATGAATTATCAATAATTATATTTGAAACTAATTCATATTCATATCTTCTAATTTTGATGTACATTTCTGCGGCTTTGCAAGTTACATTCGATTTGGTTTTACACTTAATGAGACTGCAAGATAAAGCCCTATATTATTCATCAATTTCAATTGTAAGACTTTTAATCGGGTTAATATTAATAATTATTTTCGTAACAATTCTTAATAGAAATGTTGAAGGAATTTATGAAGCAATCGTTATCAGTCAAATTATTACAACATTATTTGTTATAAGATACATCATAAAAAATTCTCAATTCAAAATTGAAATAAAGATTTTTAACGATATGTTGAAATTCAGTTTGCCATTAATTTTTGCAGAAATTTCCGGAATAATTTTAACAATTTCTGATAGGTACAGTTTAAACTTTTTATCAACAGCATCTGAAGTTGGAGTTTATTCTCTGGGTTTTAAAATTGCAAACACAACCAGAGTTTTTCTTTATTCTTCCGTAATGCTTGCCGTTTCACCAATGATTTACAGCTATATCGATAAACCGAATAATAAAAGATTCTACTCAAAACTTTTAACTTATTTCTCTTTTGGTGTAATGATTTTTACTTTAGTGTTATCACTTTTTGCGGAGAATTTAGTTTATATTTTAGCTGAAGATGAAAGCTACTGGTCGGCAATAAATTTAGTTCCGATAATAGCTTTTGCAATATTATTCGGAACGTTAAAAGATATTATTTTAACTGGATTAAATATTACAAAGAAAACATTAATAATTGCAGTTGTAGTAATATTGATGGCGGCTTTAAACATTTTTCTAAATATAATTTTGATTCCGGATTACAATTCTTACGGTGCAGCAATTGCTGCTTTGGTATCACGAATATTTTCTCTAATAATATTTTATTTCATCGCACAAAAATATTATTTCATACCTTATGAAATCTACAAAGTGTTTTTAATAATTTTAGCCGGAACAATTTTAACAGCAATTTCAAGTTTAGTAATTATTGAAAATATTTATTTATCAAGTTTATTTAAGTTTGTTTTACTTTCTGCGTTTCCGATAATATTATACTATCTAAAATTCTTTGAAGAAATTGAATTGGTTAGATTAAGCGGAATTTGGCATAAATGGAAAAATCCACTTAAATGGATCGAAAATATTAAGCAAATAAAATTTTAG
- a CDS encoding T9SS type A sorting domain-containing protein has product MAKYTILIFILFSISLFSQITYDADFESGNLAEIQTSDDVNFYITTKADEGIDGGSSRWFYFRMKNVKDKQISLRFTNTDVTKAMYSYDNISFVRFTDQETFGDGIFIKKFEQDTVYLAYYTPYNFSYLQKRINEWKKNQFVTLDTLGISPKGFPIQEIKITDSSIPKDEKQIIWIHSRTHTSETPSSWHFDGIVQELLSDDEVINSYLQKLEFHLIPFTNPDGVFYGRSRVNFEGINLEENWDDSEIATCEEVKILRARMKELNDEKPFSVFLNLHSQAASYCTFWIHSASSTSTNFYRREYQFCNLNISDNPYFVKSDYSESNLRSVFPEGWLWNNYGEEVMALTYETPYDNYFKTFSDTLIEVTNDNLFELGKRTVYAIAEYLEISHPKHFIMDNTIASVDGNFTNYEIGNEFYGKDFIVIDGSTNSSVTFNTENLPSGNYDVAAWWATSEGNSYETKFEINAGSNKYEITKTQKLNGGQWNYLTNIELNSEGNISIKLNSNSTGLVVADAFRLIYTGPITSIKENKIPTNFILYQNYPNPFNPSTTIKYQIPSQVRNYNSSVLTSVRLNVFDVLGKEVATLVNENQSAGEYEVNLNASELASGTYFYRLQVGEFSQTKKMILTK; this is encoded by the coding sequence TTGGCAAAATATACTATTCTAATTTTCATACTTTTTTCAATCAGCTTATTTTCACAAATAACTTATGATGCGGATTTTGAAAGCGGAAATTTAGCAGAGATTCAAACATCTGATGATGTGAATTTTTACATCACAACAAAAGCCGATGAAGGAATCGACGGTGGAAGTTCTCGCTGGTTTTATTTCAGAATGAAAAATGTAAAGGATAAACAAATTAGTCTGCGTTTTACAAATACAGATGTAACAAAAGCAATGTATTCTTATGATAATATTTCTTTTGTGAGATTTACTGATCAAGAAACTTTTGGCGATGGAATTTTTATTAAAAAGTTTGAACAAGATACGGTTTACTTAGCTTATTACACACCGTATAATTTTTCATATTTGCAGAAAAGAATAAATGAATGGAAAAAAAATCAATTTGTAACTTTAGATACTTTGGGAATTTCGCCCAAAGGATTTCCGATTCAAGAAATAAAAATTACGGATAGTTCAATTCCAAAAGATGAAAAGCAAATTATTTGGATTCACTCAAGAACACATACAAGCGAAACACCAAGTTCTTGGCACTTTGATGGAATTGTTCAAGAATTATTAAGTGATGATGAAGTTATAAATTCTTATTTGCAGAAATTAGAATTTCATTTAATTCCGTTTACAAATCCCGATGGAGTTTTTTACGGAAGATCTCGTGTAAATTTTGAGGGAATTAATTTGGAAGAAAATTGGGATGATTCTGAAATCGCAACTTGTGAAGAAGTAAAAATTCTCCGCGCAAGAATGAAAGAATTAAATGATGAAAAACCATTTTCTGTTTTTCTGAATTTACATTCGCAAGCCGCATCATATTGCACTTTTTGGATTCACTCGGCAAGTTCAACTTCAACGAATTTTTATAGAAGAGAATATCAATTCTGTAATTTAAATATTTCTGATAATCCATATTTTGTAAAATCGGATTACAGTGAATCAAATTTACGATCTGTTTTTCCCGAAGGCTGGCTTTGGAATAATTACGGCGAAGAAGTTATGGCGCTTACTTATGAAACTCCGTATGATAATTATTTTAAAACTTTTTCTGATACTTTAATTGAAGTTACAAATGATAATTTATTTGAATTAGGAAAAAGAACAGTTTATGCAATTGCAGAATATTTAGAAATTTCTCACCCAAAACATTTTATTATGGATAATACAATAGCTTCTGTTGATGGAAATTTTACAAATTATGAAATTGGCAATGAATTTTATGGAAAGGATTTTATTGTTATAGATGGAAGTACAAATTCATCAGTTACATTTAATACGGAAAATTTACCAAGCGGAAATTATGATGTTGCAGCTTGGTGGGCAACAAGCGAAGGAAATTCATACGAAACAAAATTTGAAATTAATGCCGGCTCAAATAAATATGAAATTACTAAAACTCAAAAATTAAATGGAGGTCAGTGGAATTATTTAACAAATATTGAATTAAATAGTGAAGGAAATATTTCGATAAAGTTAAATAGTAATTCAACCGGATTAGTTGTAGCTGATGCGTTTCGGTTAATATACACGGGACCAATTACAAGTATTAAAGAAAATAAAATTCCAACAAATTTTATTTTGTACCAAAATTATCCCAATCCATTTAATCCGAGTACAACTATAAAGTATCAGATTCCGTCACAAGTCCGAAATTACAATTCTTCTGTTTTAACGTCTGTACGTCTCAACGTTTTTGACGTTCTTGGAAAAGAAGTTGCAACTTTGGTAAATGAAAATCAATCTGCCGGAGAATATGAAGTTAATCTTAATGCATCAGAATTAGCAAGCGGCACATATTTTTACCGCTTGCAAGTAGGAGAATTTTCACAAACTAAAAAAATGATTTTAACTAAGTAA
- the prfA gene encoding peptide chain release factor 1, whose product MDYLEKLKQIKEKFDEIHNELMDPVVLSNQAKVIELSKKRSELTEIVDAYNKYSKLLKDIEGNKEIIESSDESEITELAEMELEELESKKIDLEEEIKLLLIPKDPNDTKNVIVEIRAGTGGDEAGIFANDLFRMYSRFSELKGWKIEIIDLNESTMNGIKEVVFSLAGNEIYGDLKFESGVHRVQRVPQTEGSGRVHTSAASVVVMPEAEDVEVEIDMGDVKIDVYRSGGAGGQNVNKVETAIRMTHLPTGIVVQCQDERSQLKNRQKALKVLKTRLYDLKLQEQTDEISAQRKSVVKKGDRSEKIRTYNYPQNRVTDHRIGLTLYDLSSIMEGELFDLIEKMKIADRTEKLKA is encoded by the coding sequence ATGGATTATTTAGAGAAATTAAAGCAAATTAAAGAAAAATTTGATGAAATTCACAACGAACTTATGGATCCGGTTGTTTTATCAAACCAAGCAAAAGTTATTGAATTAAGCAAGAAACGAAGTGAATTGACTGAAATTGTTGACGCATATAATAAATATTCCAAACTTTTAAAAGATATTGAAGGAAATAAAGAAATTATTGAATCTTCGGATGAAAGTGAAATTACCGAACTTGCAGAAATGGAACTTGAAGAACTTGAATCGAAAAAAATTGATTTGGAAGAAGAAATTAAGCTTTTGTTAATTCCTAAAGATCCGAATGATACGAAAAACGTAATTGTTGAAATTAGAGCCGGAACCGGCGGAGATGAAGCGGGAATTTTTGCAAATGATTTGTTTAGAATGTATTCACGTTTTTCCGAATTGAAAGGCTGGAAAATTGAAATTATCGATTTGAATGAATCGACAATGAACGGAATTAAAGAAGTAGTTTTTAGTTTAGCGGGAAATGAAATTTATGGCGATTTAAAATTTGAAAGCGGAGTTCATAGAGTTCAAAGAGTTCCGCAAACAGAGGGAAGCGGTAGAGTTCATACTTCTGCTGCCTCAGTTGTTGTAATGCCCGAAGCCGAAGATGTTGAAGTTGAAATTGATATGGGCGATGTTAAAATTGATGTTTACAGATCCGGCGGAGCTGGCGGACAAAATGTTAATAAAGTTGAAACTGCAATTAGAATGACTCATTTACCAACCGGAATAGTTGTTCAATGTCAAGATGAAAGGTCTCAATTAAAAAATCGACAAAAAGCCTTAAAAGTTTTGAAAACCAGATTATATGATTTGAAACTTCAGGAGCAGACTGATGAAATTTCTGCACAAAGAAAATCAGTTGTAAAAAAAGGTGATAGAAGCGAGAAAATTAGGACTTATAATTATCCTCAAAATAGAGTTACTGATCACAGAATTGGATTAACACTTTATGATTTATCATCCATTATGGAAGGTGAACTTTTTGATTTAATCGAAAAAATGAAAATAGCCGATAGAACCGAAAAACTAAAAGCTTAA